Proteins encoded in a region of the Mucilaginibacter sabulilitoris genome:
- a CDS encoding family 20 glycosylhydrolase encodes MYKKALLMLFASLTVSVTVVDAQDSDPNLGIIPAPVSVKKAPGQFVLSEETIIQADTPSNRAVLFFNDYLANNMYHRKGVVVKAMMKNHKNANLIRLTAAGTDGLPAEGYRLTITPEQVTVAGKGSGLFYGVQTLLQLMPLERSATAKLPCVQIEDYPRFGYRGAMLDVGRHFFSVEMVKKYIDLLAAYKLNNFHWHLTEDQGWRIEIKKYPKLTQIGSMRAQTLIGGYRDRTPQQFDNTPYGGFYTQDQIRDVVKYATARYINIIPEIEMPGHSTAALAAYPELGCEPGKPYKVTETWGVLKDIYCPTEKTFSFLEDVLTEVIALFPSKYIHIGGDEAPKDAWKNSAFCQQLIKKLNLKDEHGLQSYFIQRIEKFLNSKGRSIIGWDEILEGGLAPNATVMSWRGEDGGIAAAQQNHNVIMTPGSAGLYIDHGQGKPSQEPLSIGGNEPLSKIYSYNPTPAVLTPEQQKYIEGVQANLWTEYIPTDAKVEYMLLPRLMALSEVAWSPLANKNFKDFSETRLPGHLAWLDKNNINYRVPVAIGAKDTVMIGSQLNATLRPSVDGAKVYYTIDGYTPRETDLTYNIPLSFPVPQDQYRELQTIVITPSGKRSVVTRTVVYNKAPFAPVNYIGQTTGVKYKLFAGTYTATGQLENATVADSGTVKTFSTVDFRKNKGKYGVVYSGYINIDADGNYGFSTLSGNGSVLLIDDQVIVDNDGKHAVNEQDGAVPLLKGYHKFTLKYVDAGGPPALKVFVNAPGKQKAELTADTLYN; translated from the coding sequence ATGTACAAAAAAGCCCTCCTAATGCTGTTTGCTTCGCTTACAGTAAGTGTAACCGTAGTGGATGCACAGGATTCCGACCCTAATTTAGGCATCATCCCTGCACCTGTATCTGTAAAAAAAGCTCCCGGACAGTTTGTGCTGAGTGAGGAAACCATTATTCAGGCCGACACGCCATCGAATAGGGCGGTTTTGTTTTTTAATGATTATCTGGCCAATAATATGTATCATCGGAAAGGTGTTGTGGTAAAGGCAATGATGAAGAACCATAAAAATGCAAACCTGATCAGACTGACAGCGGCAGGTACGGATGGTTTGCCTGCAGAAGGTTATCGCTTAACCATTACGCCTGAGCAGGTAACAGTTGCCGGTAAAGGTTCAGGGCTTTTTTATGGTGTGCAAACGCTATTACAGCTAATGCCGCTGGAAAGAAGCGCTACGGCTAAATTACCTTGTGTGCAAATAGAGGATTATCCGCGTTTTGGTTACCGCGGGGCTATGCTTGATGTGGGCCGCCATTTTTTCTCTGTTGAAATGGTTAAAAAATACATCGACCTGCTGGCTGCTTATAAGCTCAATAATTTTCACTGGCATTTAACAGAAGATCAGGGCTGGCGTATCGAAATTAAAAAATACCCTAAGCTTACTCAAATAGGCAGTATGCGGGCACAAACGCTTATCGGCGGTTATCGCGACCGTACTCCGCAGCAGTTTGACAATACACCTTACGGTGGCTTTTATACCCAGGATCAGATTCGTGATGTGGTAAAATATGCAACTGCGAGGTATATCAATATTATACCCGAAATTGAAATGCCCGGCCACTCAACTGCAGCGCTGGCAGCCTATCCGGAATTGGGATGTGAGCCTGGCAAACCTTATAAGGTTACCGAAACCTGGGGCGTGTTAAAAGATATTTATTGCCCCACTGAAAAAACATTCAGCTTTTTGGAGGATGTTTTAACCGAAGTGATCGCGCTTTTCCCAAGCAAATACATTCATATAGGTGGTGATGAAGCTCCTAAGGATGCCTGGAAAAATTCGGCATTTTGCCAGCAACTCATCAAAAAACTTAACCTTAAAGACGAGCATGGACTGCAAAGCTATTTTATACAGCGCATTGAGAAGTTCCTGAACTCAAAAGGGCGCAGCATCATTGGTTGGGATGAGATACTGGAGGGGGGGCTTGCACCAAATGCTACCGTAATGAGCTGGAGGGGCGAAGATGGTGGTATAGCCGCTGCCCAGCAAAACCATAATGTGATCATGACACCAGGCAGTGCAGGTTTATATATCGACCATGGTCAGGGTAAACCAAGCCAGGAGCCACTGAGCATTGGCGGTAATGAGCCATTATCAAAAATTTACAGCTATAACCCAACTCCGGCTGTTTTAACACCGGAGCAACAAAAGTATATTGAAGGTGTACAGGCTAATTTATGGACGGAATATATACCAACTGATGCTAAGGTTGAGTATATGCTGCTGCCCCGTTTAATGGCCCTTTCAGAAGTGGCATGGTCGCCGCTGGCTAACAAAAACTTTAAGGACTTTTCAGAAACCCGCTTACCCGGTCATTTAGCCTGGCTCGATAAAAACAACATCAATTATCGCGTGCCCGTGGCAATTGGCGCTAAAGATACGGTAATGATAGGTTCGCAGTTGAACGCCACTTTAAGACCGTCTGTTGACGGAGCTAAGGTCTATTATACAATTGACGGTTACACTCCGCGCGAAACTGACCTGACCTACAATATCCCACTGAGCTTTCCTGTTCCGCAGGATCAGTACCGCGAGTTGCAAACCATTGTTATAACCCCATCTGGTAAAAGGAGTGTGGTGACACGTACCGTAGTTTACAATAAAGCCCCTTTTGCCCCCGTTAATTATATAGGGCAAACCACTGGCGTAAAATACAAGTTATTTGCAGGTACATACACGGCTACCGGCCAGCTGGAAAATGCTACGGTTGCAGATAGCGGCACTGTTAAAACTTTTAGCACGGTTGATTTTCGTAAAAATAAAGGGAAATATGGTGTAGTTTATTCGGGTTATATTAATATTGATGCTGATGGTAATTACGGTTTCTCAACACTGTCTGGTAACGGATCGGTTTTGCTGATAGATGACCAGGTGATAGTTGATAATGATGGCAAGCATGCAGTAAATGAGCAGGATGGCGCGGTACCATTATTAAAAGGATATCATAAATTTACTTTAAAATATGTTGATGCCGGTGGCCCGCCCGCATTAAAGGTATTTGTAAACGCTCCTGGCAAGCAAAAAGCCGAGCTAACAGCCGATACCTTATATAATTAA
- a CDS encoding aldo/keto reductase, protein MEFRRLGETKLAVSAITFGAWAAGGWMWGGNDDKEAIEAMRAAYDLGITSIDTAPIYGQGKSEELVGEAIKGLQRDKVQILTKFGMRWDFAKGDFFFKSQDNNGNDIDIYKYAGKESIILECENSLKRLDTDYIDLYQIHWPDSTTPIEETMEAILRLKEQGKIREAGVSNYDVKQMAIAEKVIKLASNQVPFSMVNRGIEDELIPYCIENKKAILAYSPMERGLLTGKLKPGQTFGEGDHRAGNKYFKEENIRRTNEFLAKIKPLADEKNATLGQLVIRWTINHPGITIALVGARNAEQAKQNAKAIDIHINGEEMEFINNQLSDLEIVG, encoded by the coding sequence ATGGAATTTAGACGATTAGGAGAGACTAAGCTGGCGGTTTCGGCAATAACTTTCGGCGCCTGGGCAGCCGGCGGATGGATGTGGGGCGGTAACGACGATAAGGAAGCTATTGAAGCCATGCGTGCCGCTTATGACCTTGGTATTACCTCTATTGATACTGCACCTATTTACGGGCAGGGCAAAAGCGAAGAGCTGGTTGGCGAAGCCATTAAAGGCCTGCAACGCGATAAGGTTCAGATATTGACCAAGTTTGGCATGCGCTGGGATTTTGCCAAAGGTGACTTCTTTTTCAAAAGCCAGGATAATAATGGTAATGACATTGATATTTATAAGTATGCCGGCAAGGAAAGCATCATTTTAGAATGCGAAAACAGCCTTAAACGCCTGGATACAGATTATATTGACCTTTATCAGATCCACTGGCCCGATAGCACCACGCCTATTGAAGAAACCATGGAGGCTATACTGCGCCTTAAAGAGCAGGGGAAAATACGCGAAGCCGGTGTGAGCAATTACGATGTAAAACAAATGGCCATTGCCGAAAAAGTAATTAAGCTGGCATCAAACCAGGTACCTTTCAGTATGGTAAACCGGGGTATTGAGGATGAACTGATTCCCTATTGCATTGAAAATAAAAAAGCCATACTGGCCTATAGCCCGATGGAACGCGGCCTGCTTACTGGTAAACTAAAACCCGGCCAAACCTTTGGCGAGGGCGACCACCGTGCCGGCAATAAATACTTTAAGGAAGAAAACATCAGGCGCACTAATGAGTTCCTGGCAAAAATAAAACCATTGGCCGATGAAAAGAATGCCACCTTGGGCCAATTAGTGATCCGCTGGACTATTAACCACCCTGGTATTACCATTGCATTGGTTGGCGCCCGCAACGCCGAGCAAGCCAAACAAAATGCCAAAGCCATTGACATTCATATTAATGGTGAAGAAATGGAGTTTATAAATAACCAGCTCAGCGATCTGGAGATTGTTGGATAA
- a CDS encoding DUF72 domain-containing protein, with translation MDWHIGCSGFHYKDWKGRFYPEGLPQRKWFDFYCEHFKTLELNVTFYRFPQLSFLQTWYAKSPADFRFAVKAPRAITHYKKFNDTTDLITSFYDTINNGLQEKLGPVLFQLPPSFSYDEERLDRIINSLSPAFKNVLELRHVSWWNNDVYQKLAKHKITFCGMSHPTLPDDVIQNTPIVYYRFHGVPVLYRSPYAMDFLQKVADAVKQNHHTLEGWFYFNNDFDAVGVQNAKDMISLVK, from the coding sequence ATGGATTGGCATATTGGATGTTCAGGATTTCATTATAAGGATTGGAAAGGCAGATTTTACCCGGAGGGGTTACCGCAGCGTAAATGGTTTGATTTTTACTGCGAACATTTTAAAACATTGGAACTGAATGTTACCTTTTATCGATTTCCCCAACTTTCATTCTTGCAAACATGGTACGCTAAAAGCCCGGCAGATTTTCGTTTCGCGGTGAAGGCCCCCCGGGCTATCACCCATTATAAGAAATTCAATGATACTACCGATCTTATTACCAGCTTTTATGACACCATTAATAATGGTCTGCAGGAAAAGCTTGGTCCAGTGCTTTTCCAGTTGCCGCCCAGTTTTAGTTATGACGAAGAAAGGCTTGACCGTATTATCAACAGCCTAAGCCCCGCATTTAAAAACGTGCTGGAGCTGCGTCATGTTAGCTGGTGGAACAATGATGTTTATCAGAAACTGGCCAAACATAAAATCACTTTTTGCGGCATGAGTCACCCAACCCTGCCCGATGATGTGATACAGAATACCCCGATAGTTTATTACCGTTTTCATGGTGTGCCTGTGTTGTACCGGTCGCCTTATGCTATGGATTTTCTGCAGAAAGTAGCAGATGCGGTAAAGCAAAACCACCATACTCTCGAGGGCTGGTTTTATTTTAACAATGATTTTGATGCGGTTGGTGTGCAGAACGCAAAAGACATGATTTCTCTCGTTAAATAA
- a CDS encoding BatA domain-containing protein → MHFIYPAFLFALLTLVIPVIIHLFNFRKFQKVNFSNVQFLKEIQEQQASRRNLKERLILAARLLALLFLVLAFARPYLPGQNTGNTGRQNAVSVFVDNSYSMQTLNREGSLLDDAKQKAKEIATAYNINDRFQLLTQDFEGKHQRLLSRDEFNDAVDQVKISPQSRSLQQIISRQQNLLATQPGATKSVYIISDFQKNMADKPLKTDSSIAISLIQLKAGNLPNVAVDSVWLLSAVHRPGESEKLVVRLHNYAGENANKIPLKVLINGAQKALGSYSIPARSVQNDTLTFIGLQEGWQQGRVELQDNPVTFDNQFYFSFNVSNQLPVLLIDGGTPSPYLKAVFTADPFFNIHRAPDGNVDYAGLGSLPIVVISDVRAVSTGLAQQLKTYVAKGGTLVVFPPADADLASYRGFLQAMNAAYPEKLITGATKVAALNRQSPVFKNVFEHFPENPDLPSVSKYYQLSRAHGVEDNLMRLTGGQTFWAGYNHDKGRVYVAAVPLDETYSNLPRHALFVPTLLRIALLSGHDLPLFYTLGQDETLEIPPVQVTEKQLLKLTKGDQSTIPDVKQQEGSTLLYLSDQLHDTGIYTLKKQDSTLATLAFNDNRAESDMSYLNQATLKELMPKSTALLTGSNISLKGIVNETNFGTQLWKLCIILALIFLATEILLIRYFKPDKQTAGQPV, encoded by the coding sequence ATGCACTTTATATATCCGGCTTTTTTATTTGCATTACTCACGTTAGTTATTCCGGTTATCATTCATTTGTTCAACTTTCGAAAATTTCAGAAAGTGAATTTCAGCAATGTGCAGTTTTTAAAGGAGATACAGGAACAGCAGGCATCGCGCAGAAATTTAAAAGAACGGCTGATATTGGCCGCAAGGTTATTGGCTTTACTTTTCCTGGTGCTGGCCTTTGCCCGGCCTTATCTGCCCGGACAAAACACTGGCAATACAGGCCGACAGAATGCAGTAAGTGTTTTTGTTGATAATTCTTATAGCATGCAAACCCTTAACCGTGAGGGTTCATTGTTGGATGATGCCAAACAGAAAGCAAAGGAAATAGCAACGGCTTATAATATTAATGATCGCTTTCAGCTGCTTACGCAGGATTTTGAGGGGAAGCACCAGCGCTTGCTAAGTCGCGATGAATTTAATGACGCGGTTGACCAGGTAAAGATCAGTCCGCAGAGCCGTAGTTTGCAGCAGATTATCAGCCGTCAGCAAAATTTGCTTGCTACACAGCCCGGCGCTACCAAATCGGTATATATTATTTCAGACTTCCAGAAAAACATGGCTGATAAACCGTTAAAAACGGATAGCAGCATTGCCATCAGCCTGATACAACTTAAAGCGGGTAACCTGCCTAATGTGGCGGTTGATTCTGTATGGCTGCTTAGCGCGGTGCATCGCCCGGGCGAAAGCGAAAAACTGGTGGTTCGCCTGCATAATTATGCGGGTGAAAATGCCAATAAAATTCCGCTGAAGGTTTTAATAAACGGAGCTCAAAAAGCATTAGGCAGTTATTCTATCCCGGCCCGGTCGGTACAAAATGATACGCTCACGTTTATAGGCCTGCAAGAGGGTTGGCAGCAGGGGAGGGTGGAGCTGCAGGATAACCCGGTTACATTTGATAATCAATTCTATTTCAGCTTTAACGTAAGTAATCAACTACCCGTATTGCTGATAGATGGCGGAACCCCCAGTCCATACCTAAAAGCGGTTTTTACTGCCGATCCATTTTTTAATATCCACCGTGCGCCCGATGGGAATGTAGATTACGCCGGTTTGGGGAGCCTGCCTATTGTGGTGATCAGCGATGTGAGAGCTGTTTCTACAGGTTTGGCGCAACAGCTAAAAACATATGTTGCCAAAGGTGGTACATTGGTTGTTTTCCCGCCAGCAGATGCCGACTTGGCCAGCTATCGTGGGTTTCTGCAAGCGATGAACGCTGCCTATCCCGAAAAATTAATAACAGGGGCCACCAAAGTAGCTGCTCTTAACAGGCAGAGCCCGGTGTTTAAGAATGTGTTTGAACATTTTCCGGAGAATCCTGACTTGCCATCGGTAAGTAAATATTATCAGCTTAGCAGGGCGCATGGTGTAGAGGATAATTTAATGCGGTTAACCGGCGGCCAAACTTTCTGGGCCGGTTATAATCATGATAAGGGTCGGGTTTATGTGGCGGCAGTGCCACTTGACGAGACATACAGTAACCTGCCCCGGCATGCGCTGTTTGTGCCAACCTTGCTGCGGATAGCCTTGTTGAGTGGGCATGATCTACCGCTTTTTTATACATTAGGACAGGATGAAACCTTAGAAATTCCTCCGGTGCAGGTGACCGAAAAACAGCTGCTGAAGCTGACAAAAGGTGATCAGAGTACTATTCCCGATGTGAAACAGCAGGAAGGGAGCACGCTTTTGTACCTGTCAGACCAATTACACGACACCGGCATTTATACCTTGAAAAAACAAGACAGCACACTGGCAACGCTGGCCTTTAACGATAACAGGGCCGAATCTGACATGAGTTATTTGAACCAGGCTACCTTAAAGGAACTGATGCCAAAGTCAACTGCCTTATTAACAGGTAGTAACATTTCATTAAAAGGTATTGTTAACGAAACAAATTTTGGCACACAATTATGGAAACTTTGTATAATTTTGGCATTGATTTTTCTGGCGACCGAAATTTTGCTCATCAGGTATTTTAAGCCCGATAAACAAACAGCCGGGCAGCCTGTTTAA
- a CDS encoding dihydroorotase, giving the protein MNLLIKSATILDPGSPFHQQVADILIENGVITRIAEEVEADAELIDAEGKYVSPGFFDLNCNIGELGLETKEDMYSGTRAAAAGGFTGVALMPNTNPPAHSKAEIEYLLNRAKNNLVEVYPLGTISHKREGKDLAEMYDMYLSGAKAFTDGNRPVQDAGLMERALLYAQGFDALVFSYPEDTAIAGKAKVNEGEISTLLGMKGIPSLAEELMIARDLYLAEYTVSKIHFSTISTARSVELIREAKRKGLEVTCDVAAHHLVLTDEALMGFDSMYKVKPPLRTKDDVTALIKGLKDGTIDAIVTQHTPHEVEFKDVEFEMAEYGIVGLQTALPLALRSGLTVELLVDKLAINPREILGVAVPVIAEGERANLVLFDVDTEWEYTGKSNRSKSVNSPFIGKKLKGKVLLTYNNQQIFK; this is encoded by the coding sequence ATGAATTTGCTTATCAAATCTGCCACTATTCTTGATCCCGGATCACCTTTTCATCAACAAGTTGCCGATATATTAATCGAAAATGGGGTAATCACCCGTATTGCTGAAGAGGTTGAGGCTGATGCCGAACTGATTGATGCCGAAGGTAAATATGTATCACCCGGCTTTTTCGATCTGAATTGCAATATCGGTGAGTTGGGCCTCGAAACAAAGGAGGATATGTATTCCGGAACGCGGGCGGCCGCAGCAGGTGGTTTTACCGGCGTAGCGCTTATGCCCAATACCAATCCGCCTGCACATTCTAAAGCCGAAATAGAATATTTGCTTAACCGGGCAAAAAATAACCTGGTTGAAGTATATCCTTTAGGAACTATATCGCACAAACGCGAGGGTAAAGATCTTGCCGAAATGTATGATATGTACCTGAGCGGCGCCAAAGCTTTTACCGATGGTAATCGCCCGGTGCAGGATGCCGGCCTCATGGAACGCGCCCTGTTATACGCTCAGGGTTTTGATGCGCTGGTGTTTTCATACCCGGAGGATACAGCTATAGCCGGTAAAGCCAAGGTAAATGAAGGCGAGATCAGCACCCTGTTGGGTATGAAAGGCATCCCGTCGCTGGCCGAAGAACTGATGATAGCACGTGACCTTTACCTGGCCGAATACACGGTGTCAAAAATACATTTCAGCACCATATCAACCGCCCGGTCGGTAGAGCTGATACGCGAGGCAAAACGAAAAGGCCTTGAGGTAACCTGCGATGTAGCCGCTCATCACCTGGTACTTACAGACGAGGCATTGATGGGGTTTGATAGTATGTATAAAGTAAAACCACCGCTACGTACCAAAGATGATGTTACAGCGTTGATAAAAGGGCTTAAAGACGGTACCATTGATGCCATAGTAACGCAGCATACCCCGCACGAGGTAGAATTTAAAGATGTGGAGTTTGAAATGGCCGAATATGGTATCGTAGGCTTGCAAACGGCTCTTCCGCTGGCACTCAGGTCTGGCTTAACGGTAGAACTGCTGGTTGATAAACTGGCCATTAACCCGCGTGAGATACTGGGAGTTGCCGTACCGGTTATTGCCGAAGGCGAGCGGGCCAATTTGGTACTTTTTGATGTGGACACGGAATGGGAATATACTGGTAAAAGCAATCGTTCCAAATCAGTTAATTCACCATTTATAGGAAAAAAATTAAAGGGTAAAGTATTACTGACATATAATAATCAACAAATTTTTAAATAA
- a CDS encoding DUF4199 domain-containing protein → MAIEIDNKKLRVTGITFGLLLGLALTILSILSFYIMISISSVILISSVPFIFSVLLPIVLVVILCFNFRRRIGGFWTFKQAATGIFIMFLTAFVVQFVLRDQVFAKVIEPDMVQKTQTAMTNAVSKFLHESKASQDDIDKKMDDIQKQFESQKEVTIGKQIQGVCFSIIFMFVLALIFAAFFKKEVHIYNPGVDITNR, encoded by the coding sequence ATGGCTATTGAAATTGATAATAAAAAGCTGCGGGTTACCGGCATCACTTTTGGATTATTACTGGGACTTGCGCTGACCATATTGAGTATTTTATCATTTTACATCATGATATCCATATCATCTGTGATCCTGATATCGTCGGTTCCGTTTATATTTTCGGTATTGTTACCAATTGTGCTGGTTGTGATCTTATGTTTTAATTTCAGGAGAAGGATAGGCGGGTTCTGGACGTTCAAACAGGCGGCTACCGGTATATTTATCATGTTCCTTACCGCTTTCGTGGTGCAATTTGTATTGAGAGATCAGGTGTTTGCTAAAGTTATTGAGCCTGATATGGTGCAAAAAACGCAAACAGCTATGACTAATGCTGTATCAAAGTTCCTTCACGAGAGCAAAGCAAGTCAGGATGATATTGATAAAAAGATGGATGACATCCAAAAACAATTTGAATCTCAAAAAGAAGTTACCATAGGCAAGCAGATCCAGGGAGTTTGTTTCTCCATTATCTTTATGTTTGTATTAGCCCTTATTTTCGCTGCTTTCTTTAAAAAAGAGGTGCATATATATAATCCGGGTGTTGATATTACGAATCGTTAA
- a CDS encoding DUF4199 domain-containing protein, with the protein MKTQTPNPNSAAIKWAVINLVTTIILTYGIQSLNMDPNSSLKYIGYLPFILFLILTQKEFQEQLGGYITFGQAFTAGLWYAIFTSLLLAVFIYLYLAVLSPDVFDKSLAVSQSQMAEKGMSQEQIDKAMGIAKKYGPIIAAVGTVIIDIIFGIIVSLIGAAIVKKERSPFDTPDADYKDPEPTV; encoded by the coding sequence ATGAAAACCCAAACACCTAATCCAAACAGTGCAGCAATTAAATGGGCTGTAATCAATTTAGTCACCACTATTATCCTTACTTATGGCATACAGTCGTTGAATATGGATCCTAACTCATCATTAAAATATATAGGGTATCTGCCTTTTATTTTATTTTTGATACTCACACAAAAGGAATTCCAGGAGCAGCTTGGTGGTTATATAACTTTTGGACAGGCATTTACCGCGGGGCTATGGTATGCTATATTTACAAGTTTACTGCTTGCTGTTTTCATATACCTATACCTCGCCGTATTAAGCCCTGATGTGTTTGATAAATCATTGGCAGTATCCCAAAGCCAAATGGCCGAAAAAGGCATGTCGCAGGAACAAATTGATAAGGCGATGGGGATAGCCAAGAAATATGGGCCAATCATTGCAGCTGTTGGCACAGTAATCATAGATATTATTTTCGGCATAATAGTCAGTTTAATAGGCGCCGCTATTGTGAAAAAGGAACGTTCACCGTTTGATACACCCGATGCAGATTACAAGGATCCTGAACCCACAGTTTAG
- a CDS encoding KTSC domain-containing protein, with protein sequence MKKIVDYRKLLGVNEAAELQELKTVYRSLMKAWHPDKFQDSPESKLEAEEKSKTIIEAYHFLVSIAPETRSQSFAEYTITTTTSSIADFEYKSQVLKISFADGNTYEYFDVPKAVYVKLINADSPGRFARRHIYNDYVYRSISKLVATA encoded by the coding sequence ATGAAAAAAATTGTCGATTACAGAAAGCTTTTAGGCGTAAATGAAGCAGCCGAACTACAGGAATTAAAAACAGTTTACAGGAGCTTAATGAAAGCCTGGCATCCCGATAAATTTCAGGATAGTCCGGAAAGCAAACTGGAGGCCGAAGAAAAAAGCAAAACCATTATTGAAGCCTACCATTTTTTGGTAAGTATAGCACCCGAAACGCGCAGCCAGTCGTTTGCTGAGTACACTATTACAACCACAACTTCAAGTATTGCCGATTTTGAATACAAATCGCAGGTGCTGAAAATAAGCTTTGCCGATGGTAATACTTACGAATACTTTGACGTACCAAAGGCGGTTTACGTAAAGCTGATCAATGCCGATTCGCCGGGAAGATTTGCCCGCAGACATATTTATAACGATTACGTTTACAGAAGCATCAGCAAACTGGTTGCTACTGCGTAG
- the rseP gene encoding RIP metalloprotease RseP, with protein MSIVIMVGQLILGLSILIILHELGHFLAARAFGIKVEKFYLFFDAWNISLFKFTYKGVEYGIGWLPLGGYVKIAGMIDESMDTDQLAGPPQPWEFRSKPAWQRLIVMLGGVTVNIILGILIFWVLTMRFGDSYIPNSAAKYGIVPGEVGKKIGLLPGDKIVAINGKAVERFDDLTSPKVLLENTVFSIERGTEHVSVTIPRTILNDLSDHGIEEFISRIPRIKFSVDSVYGNSLKGGLQKGDSVVAVNGQSIAFWDQLQVALLNAKGKVADVTAKRNNALVPLKIQVNGDGTIGFARSKEGFPQVKTIYYGFFGSLPIGASRAWGTFTDNAKGLGKIFKGDVKFSKAVSGPVAIANLFGSHVDWVHFWSLVGFLSMVLALMNLLPIPALDGGHAVFLIIEMIKGKPLSDKFLERAQIVGFVILVTLMVFVFGNDIVKQVMKK; from the coding sequence ATGAGCATAGTGATCATGGTGGGCCAGCTGATACTGGGCCTTTCAATTTTAATAATCCTGCACGAGCTGGGACATTTTTTGGCAGCGCGTGCTTTTGGCATTAAGGTAGAGAAGTTTTACCTCTTTTTTGATGCATGGAACATAAGCTTATTTAAATTTACTTATAAAGGTGTTGAATATGGCATTGGCTGGCTCCCTTTGGGTGGCTATGTTAAAATTGCCGGCATGATTGACGAATCAATGGATACCGATCAGCTTGCCGGTCCGCCGCAACCGTGGGAGTTCCGTTCAAAACCCGCCTGGCAGCGCTTAATTGTAATGCTTGGCGGTGTTACTGTAAATATTATACTGGGTATATTGATATTCTGGGTGCTTACCATGCGTTTTGGCGATAGTTACATACCTAACTCAGCCGCGAAATATGGTATTGTACCGGGTGAGGTTGGTAAAAAAATAGGCCTGTTGCCCGGCGATAAAATTGTTGCCATTAATGGCAAAGCCGTTGAGCGTTTTGACGACCTTACCAGTCCGAAAGTATTGCTTGAAAACACCGTTTTCAGCATTGAACGCGGCACCGAGCATGTAAGTGTAACTATACCGCGTACTATACTGAATGATCTGTCGGATCACGGCATTGAAGAATTTATCAGCCGTATTCCCCGCATCAAATTTTCGGTTGATTCGGTATATGGGAACTCGCTGAAGGGCGGCTTGCAAAAAGGCGATAGCGTAGTAGCTGTTAATGGCCAGTCTATCGCTTTCTGGGATCAATTACAGGTTGCCTTACTAAATGCTAAAGGTAAAGTGGCTGATGTTACCGCGAAACGTAACAATGCCCTGGTTCCGCTTAAAATTCAGGTTAATGGAGACGGAACTATCGGCTTTGCCCGGTCAAAAGAAGGTTTTCCACAGGTAAAAACCATTTATTATGGCTTTTTTGGCTCCCTTCCCATTGGCGCGTCAAGGGCCTGGGGAACTTTTACCGATAATGCCAAGGGCCTGGGTAAAATATTCAAGGGCGATGTTAAATTCAGCAAAGCGGTGAGCGGTCCGGTTGCTATTGCCAACCTGTTTGGCAGCCATGTAGACTGGGTACACTTCTGGAGCCTGGTAGGCTTTTTATCAATGGTGCTTGCCCTCATGAACCTGCTGCCTATCCCCGCGCTTGATGGCGGCCATGCTGTATTCCTGATTATTGAAATGATAAAGGGCAAACCGCTAAGCGATAAGTTTTTAGAACGCGCCCAGATAGTTGGCTTTGTAATATTGGTTACCCTGATGGTATTTGTTTTTGGTAATGATATTGTAAAACAGGTAATGAAAAAATAA